From the Oncorhynchus keta strain PuntledgeMale-10-30-2019 unplaced genomic scaffold, Oket_V2 Un_contig_1875_pilon_pilon, whole genome shotgun sequence genome, the window tatagggttgggatgctctatctgagatcttctctgtgtgttactgtctctatagggttgggatgctctatctaagatcttctctgtgtgttactggctctatagggttgggatgctctatctaagatcttctctgtgtgttactgtctctatagggttgggatgctctatctaagatcttctctgtgtgttactgtctctatagggttgggatgctctatctaagatcttctctgtgtgttactgtctctatagggttgggatgctctatctgagatcttctctgtgtgttactgtctctatagggttgggatgctctatctaagatcttctctgtgtgttactgtctctatagggttgggatgctATTGAGTGGATCATTCAGAACTCTGAAAGGGAGAACGTTCCTCTGTGCGAGCTGTACTGACTCTGGTAACTACTCTTCCCTGGCTGAGCTTAGCATCACCTGACTGGTAACTACTCTTCCCTGCCTGAGCTTAGCATCACCTGACTGGTAACTACTCTTCCCTGCCTGAGCTTAGCAGCACCTGCCTGGTAACTACTCTTCCCTGGCTGAGCTTAGCAGCACCTGACTGGTAACTACTCTTCTCAGGCTGAGCTTAGCAGCACCTGACTGGTAACTACTCTTCCCTGGCCTAGCTTAGCAGCACCTGACTGGTAACTACTCTTCCCTGGCCGAGCTTAGCAGCACCTGACTGGTAACTACTCTTCCCTGGCTGAACTTAGCAGCACCTGACTGGTAACTACTCTTCCCTGGCTGAACTTAGCAGCACCTGACTGGTAACTACTCTTCCCTAGCCGAGCTTAGCAGCACCTGACTGGTAACTACTCTTCCCTGGCTGAGCTTAGCAGCACCTGACTGGTAACTACTCTTCCCTGGCTGAACTTAGCAGCACCTGACTGGTAACTACTCTTCCCTGGCTGAGCTTAGCAGCACCTGACTGGTAACTACTCTTCCCTGGCTGAGCTTAGCAGCACCTGACTGGTAACTACTCTTCCCTGGCCGAGCTTAGCAGCACCTGACTGGTAACTACTCTTCCCTAGCCTAGCTTAGCAGCACCTGACTGGTAACTACTCTTCCCTAGCCTAGCTTAGCAGCACCTGACTGGTAACTACTCTTCCCTAGCCGAGCTTAGCAGCACCTGACTGGTAACTACTCTTCCCTAGCCTAGCTTAGCAGCACCTGACTGGTAACTACTCTTCCCTGGCCTAGCTTAGCAGCACCTGACTGGTAACTACTCTTCCCTAGCCTAGCTTAGCAGCACCTGCCTGCATGCTGCTGTAATGGTTCATTTAGACAATGGCCTTTTTCCATTTATGTTCTTCTATCTTGTTAGTTAGAACCAGACAAGATCCAATACTTTCAGCAATGAAATGGGGAAAAACTTGAAAGCGCCTGTCAactttctttctgtctgtttgaTAATAACACTTCTGTTATTGTTGCCTGCAGGAAGGGCCAATCAGAGGACTGTGTCGACGACATGATCAGGGACTATATCATCCTACACCAAGCAGCCCAGCCAAACCTCCCACATGGCAGCTGGGAATCAGAACCCTCCCTGGTGACCAGGCTTTATAGAGGGCATCACAACCCTCATCACAACCTCCCTGGTGACCAGACTCCATAGAGGGCATCACAACCCTCCCTGGTGACCAGACTCCATAGAGGGCATCACAACCCTCCTTGGTGACCAGACTCCATAGAGGGCATCACAACCCTCCCTGGTGACCAGACTCCATAGAGGGCATCACAACCCTCCCTGGTGACCAGACTCCATAGAGGGCATCACAACCCTCCCTGGTGACCAGGCTCCAGAGGGCATCACAACCTTCCCTGGTGACCAGGCTCCATAGAGGGCATCACAACCCTCCCTGGTGACCAGGCTCCATAGAGGGCATCACAACCTTCCCTGGTGACCAGGCTCCATAGAGGGCATCACAACCCTCCCTGGTGACCAGGCTCCATAGAGGGCATCACAACCTTCCCTGGTGACCAGGCTCCATAGAGGGCATCACAACCCTCCCTGGTGACCAGGCTCCATAGAGGGCATCACAACCCTCCCTGGTGACCAGGCTCCATAGAGGGCATCACAACCCTCATCACAACCCTCCTCCCAACCCTCCCTGGTGACCAGACTCCATAGAGGGCATCACAACCCTCCCTGGTGACCAGACTCCATAGAGGGCATCACAACCCTCCCTGGTGACCAGGCTCCATAGAGGGCATCACAACCCTCCTCCCAACCCTCCCTGGTGACCAGACTCCATAGAGGGCATCACAACCCTCCTCCCAACCCTCCCTGGTGACCAGGCTCCATAGAGGGCATCACAACCCTCCTCCCAACTCTCCCTGGTGACCAGACTCCATAGAGGGCATCACAACCCTCCTCCCAACCCTCCCTGGTGACCAGACTCCATAGAGGGCATCATAAAGAATGTTGCTGTCTGTCAAGTCGACGATCAATAGAAACACAAGGGTTATTcaagggtccttctgtagctcagttggtagagcatggcgcttgtaacgccagggtagtgggttcgattccgggaccacccatacgtagaatgtatgcacacatgactgtaagtcgctttggataaaagcgtctgctaaatggcatatattattattattattattatattatattattatattattattatattatattattattatatcatcaGAAAGACTGCGATCATTGATCCTTCCACAGAAAGATTTCCCTACTGAGGGATTGAGGCCAACGTTAATGTCCAGGAGGATATTGATTGGATACAAAGGTCTATGATAGATGTAGGTTgcgtgccatttaggatgctattCAGGATGACATTTGTAATTCATATGTCGTGTGAATTACATATAAAAGCTACAAAACGTCATTCTCCATATGAAATGCGGATGGTATTTGCTATGGAAATGATCTACTGTATGAAGTATGCATTCAGCATTCTCTTATGGAAGGTTCTTCAGTAATCTGTCACAGCATTCTCTTAAGAGAGGTTCTCCAGGAATCTATCACAACATTCTCTTACGGGAGGTTCTCCAGGAAGCTATCAGAACATTCTCTTACAGAAGGTTCTTCCAGGGAATCTGTCACAACATTCTCTTACGGAAGGTTCTTCCAGGGAATCTGTCACAACATTCTCTTACGGAAGGTTCTTCCAGGGAATCTGTCACAACATTCTCTTACGGAAGGTTCTTCCAGGGAATCTGTCACAACATTCTCTTACGGAAGGTTCTTCCAGGGAATCTGTCACAACATTCTCTTACGGAAGGTTCTTCCAGGGAATCTGTCACAACATTCTCTTACGGAAGGTTCTTCCAGGGAATCTGTCACAACATTCTCTTACGGAAGGTTCTTCCAGGGAATCTGTCACAACATTCTCTTACGGAAGGTTCTTCCAGGGAATCTGTCACAACATTCTTTTACGGAAGGTTCTTCCAGGGAATCTGTCACAACATTCTCTTACGGAAGGTTCTTCCAGGGAATCTGTCACAACATTCTCTTACGGAAGGTTCTTCCAGGGAATCTGTCACAACATTCTCTTACGGAAGGTTCTTCCAGGGAATCTGTCACATCATTCTCTTACGGAAGGTTCTTCCAGGGAATCTGTCACAACATTCTTTTACGGAAGGTTCTTCCAGGGAATCTGTCACATCATTCTCTTACGGAAGGTTCTTCCAGGGAATCTGTCACATCATTCTCTTACGGAAGGTTCTTCCAGGGAATCTGTCACAACATTCTTTTACGGAAGGTTCTTCCAGGGAATCTGTCACATCATTCTCTTACGGAAGGTTCTTCCAGGAATCTGTCACATCATTCTTTTACGGAAGGTTCTTCCAGGGAATCTGTCACAACATTCTCTTACGGAAGGTTCAATGGTTTTTCATATTTAAACAAGAGAGTTTCTTTGTTTTAAACACAATGGATATTTCTTTGCATGTAGAGAGTCTAGGATTATGAAGGTATATACATTAAATGAATGTACAGTGACCTCACATAGATAGGAAAACTACAGTAGAgctaacaatgcagtaaaaatATATCTAAATGTTCAGACAGAAAGTTCAACGATTAGAGAGAACAACCTCGCTCTACAGACCAGGGTGATATGTTACATACCGCTGTGAACAGGACCTCGTTGGGTTGGCAAATGGACTTCATGACAGATGGGTATTTTAACGGGCTAACAAGTATTGGTAGTCGCTGCTGTCATTAACAACACTGGACCTATGTTTAAACTAATGTGTctaaaatggcatcctattccctacatagtgcactactgtagaccagaaccctattccctacatagtgcactactatagaccagagccctattccctatatagtgcactactatagaccagagccctattccctatatagtgcactactatagaccagagccctattccctatatagtgcactactatagaccagagccctattccctatatagtgcactactatagaccagagccctattccctatatagtgcactactatagaccagagccctattccctatatagtgcactactatagaccagagccctattccctatatagtgcactactatagaccagagccctattccctatatagtgcactactatagaccagagccctattccctatatagtgcactactatagaccagagccctattccctatatagtgcactactatagaccagagccctattccctatatagtgcactactatagaccagagccctattcctacttagtgcactactatagaccagagccctattccctatatagtgcactactttagaccagagccctattccctacatagtgcactactttagaccagagtcctattccctatatagtgcactactttagaccagagtcctattccctacatagtgcactactttagaccagagtcctattccctacatagtgcactactttagaccagagtcctatggccaACTAAGACACTTTACTGACTGGTTTATTTATAGCGTCTTCATATACTTGAATGATCACAGTTGATTTAATTGAATGTtagaaatatatttatttttgttataACATTGTGAAaattcttatttttttattttagttttTACTTCAGTTCATTTTAGTAGTTATTTTTCTTTAAATTGtattgttggttaatggcttgtataaagtaagcatttcacatgtTGTGTTcagggcatgtgacaaataaaattagatttggaTTTGAAACCTGCTGTGGACTTGTTACTCTCTCTTTACATACATGCAAATTAGTTGGAAATATGCAAATATGATGGCCTATTTAGTCAACAGTCACTGGCCAATGAATAGAGGACCAGTCTGCAGCACCATCACTGACCAGCCAATAGGACAGAAGATCACGCTGCAGTAAAACCAAGTGGTCAGTTGATGGCGTAAGTGAGCTATGACTGACAGAATGCTGAACAACAAACAAAATGTTGAAATGTTTTGGATCATAATTCTCTGTGTGAACCCAGTATATATAAAGGGATTAATTATCTGTGTGAACCCAGTATATATAAAGGGATTCATTCTCTGTGTGAACCCAGTATATATAAAGGGATTAATTCTCTGTGTGAACCCAGTATATATAAAGGGATTAATTATCTGTGTGAACCTAGTATATATAAAGGGATTAATTCTCTGTGTGAACCCAGTATATATAAAGGGATTAATTCTCTGTGTGAACCCAGTATATATAAAGGGATTAATTCTCTGTGTGAACCCAGTATATATAAAGGGATTAATTCTCTGTGTGAACCCAGTATATATAAAGGGATTAATTATCTGTGTGAACCCAGTATATATAAAGGGATTAATTATCTGTGTGAACCCAGTATATATAAAGGGATTAATTATCTGTGTGAACCCAGTATATATAAAAAAGAGATTATAGATTCTGGATGACACGGGTTGCAACTTGAGATCATCGTCTAgataaataaaacataaataaaccTCGATCACAGCTAGAATAGAAGAACATATTCATTAGTACATGTAATTCATATTCCAATAACACAGGACAAATGACTGAATATTCATGGCGAGACAGCTTAAAACAAACAAAATCAGAAGTATTTTCAGTTTATTTATTGAACAGAAACATGGACATAGAAAACACTGCATGTATTGGACATTACTCTACTGCCTCGGCAGTGTGAATAGGGGTCTAAGACTACGTCCCAAATGGAATActagtacttttgaccagggctcatatagtgcactatgtagggagggggtagggtcccatttgggacgcagccggAGGCAAGATTGCACCACTCAACAGGCTGTTCCATCATGCTTCCTCTACCCATCAACACAGGCTGTTCCATCAGGCTTCCTCTACCCATCAACACAGGCTGTTCCATCAGGCTTCCTATACCCATCAACACAGGCTGTTCCATCAGGCTTCCTCTACCCATCAACACAGGCTGTTCCATCAGGCTTCCTCTACCCATCAACACAGGCTGTTCCATCATGCTTCCTCTACCAATCAACACAGGCTGTTCCATCATGCTTCCTCTACCCATCAACACAGGCTGTTCCATCAGGCTTCCTCTACCCATCAACACAGGCTGTTCCATCAGGCTTCCTATACCCATCAACACAGGTTATTCAATGTCAGACACACAAATCATTTAGAAAAACATctgggtatttaaaaaaaaaaaagcagcatCATGCAGGAAGCCATAAATAAACAAGTTATGAATTATTAAATAAAGAGAAGTCCTTCAAGCTTTTAAAATATATTGGTTTTCAAAGCTGCTCCTTCAGTAAGTACCATGTCAGTTCTTCTTGTAAATAAATGTCTCCTAGATTAAAAAGTTAAAAACACAAGAATCTGAAAACATCCCACTTTTGTTCTTAACCAGCTGCTCTTGGGCACACCACCatagctattattattattattattattattattcagtgTCTTTGTAATATAGTTGGTAAAGCATTGGCAGCTAGTGACACTACACACAAGCAAAATACAAAAACCTTTGTAAATATCAAATATATAAAAGTTTAAAAAAGGGGATGGGGTTTTGTGTTTAGAAAATATATGCAGTCAACATATCAAAGAATATCATACCAGTCAACTTTGGTGAAAAACACCTTAGTAAAAGAAAATACATTCTCCCAAAATGTGTCCCCCCATGCCAAAGCTAAAGACGGATTCTCTCACCTTTTCCCAGATTACCATAAAAGGCAAATACATAAAAACGTTGAAAATGTTTTTGTCCTTGAAATTGAACCAAACTAACTTACAAAAGTCAAATCAGTTAATATATTCCCCTACCTTTTTCCTTTTAGAAAATGAAAGCCATTATGTTTTAAAACTAGGGCTGTCAAAGTTAACGCGTGACATTTGTAATTCCCGTAAAAACAAAATTGGACACCGTTTGTCTCAATTTCTTCATCACACGGAACCTTTCTGGGCGCTCGTTTCCACACGGACCCTTTTGATGGCTTGTTTCCGCACGGACGGTTTTAAGCGCAACACACAACACGCTCTGTGCCTGGTCACGCCTCTCAGTCAGTGTGACCTCGGTCTCAGTAGCGCTGCCGGGCTCTTGTGGTGCCCGACGCGCACAGCTTTGAACAACAGTTAAAAGGAAAACTGACATTAAGTTCAACCATAAACACATTCCCAGGCGTTTCTTTAGATAACAGCAAAAACATAATTTGTACAAAAGCGTTTAGCTTAGTtatgctaacgctagctagctaaccaaactAAAATGTTTACAATGCCATGCCTGATTGCATCTTGaatcaactagctagctaacttcccACTAAAACAGGAAATCCAATCCattcacctaacgttaccgttttAGTTTTCAGGTTAAGTTCAGAAAAGTATCCTAATTCTAGTAGCAGCTTGTGACTAGTTGGTGTTGAGGAACATAGATCAGTATCCTAGGCTAGATCTAACAGTTGTATTATATTTGACGTGACCTCAGACCTGTCTGATCGGTTGTTAATTGGACAGGTTAATTAACATTGGACGGGTTTAAAAGCCCTTTGTCTCCATGGATACAGTTCTATCTTCCTTATAGTCAACACTCCAATCAGAAATTGGCAGAACACTCATGTGGAATGCCTGAAGCTTTCAgaacttgagtgtgtgtgtggcaactgAGGAAGTGTTAAACTTCAagaacattgataagagggagtagaggcctactgaaacattgataagagggagtagaggcctactgaaacattgataagagggagtagaggcctactgaaacattgataagagggagtagaggcctactgaaacattgataagagggagtagaggcctactgaaacattgataagagggagtagaggccTACTGGAACATTGATAAGAGGAGTAGAGGCCTACtggaacattgataagagggagtagaggcctactgaaacattgataagagggagtagaggcctactgaaacattgataagagggagtagaggcctactgaaacattgataagagggagtagaggcctactgaaacattgataagagggagtagaggcctactgaaacattgataagagggagtagaggcctactgaaacattgataagagggagtagaggcctactggaacattgataagagggagtagaggcctactggaacattgataagagggagtagaggcctactgaaacattgataagagggagtagaggcctactgaaacattgataagagggagtagaggcctactggaacattgataagagggagtagaggcctactggaacattgataagagggagtagaggcctactgaaacattgataagagggagtagaggcctactgaaacattgataagagggagtagaggcctactgaaacattgataagagggagtagaggcctactgaaacattgataagagggagtagaggcctactgaaacattgataagagggagtagaggcctactgaaacattgataagagggagtagaggcctactgaaacattgataagagggagtagaggcctactgaaacattgataagagggagtagaggcctactgaaacattggGAGCGTTAGCATCTATGTTCGCAGTGACTTTTGTGCCGTTTATAGTTTAAAATGCCATTAAAAACATTCATACAGAtgattttctctctttcccttacAATCCAAACATAGTATGTCTATAACTCAATGCACTGCTTTTTAAAAATGATCTTTTTTTAGGGCCAAatttaatcaaataaaaaaaagattAATGTTATTAACTCTATTAATTATTTGAATCGTTTGACAGCCCTATTTAAAAACTAAACAAATTCACTTTTGCAAATGATTTCCTTTCTGGAAAATGTTTCAACTTAGTATGTTGTTATGGTAGCCATGCAATAACTGCACTCAGGAAGAGAAGTGCACTTAATTTGAATTTAAATGTTAAAAAAGGACCAAACTTATTTAATAAACTTCAGAGTACTCTGTTccacctcatccccctcttcttgGTCCACCTCTCTTTGGATCAGTTTGTCAAGTTCACTTGTTCTCAGCTGTAGAACTCCAGCTCCCAGAATCCTCAGCTCTCCAGAAGCCAAGAATTCCATTGCATCATTTCCCCACTGCTTCCTCTCCCCCAGTGTCACGGTGACCAGGAACCATCACCACTATACACATACTAAGGGCCCGTTTGATCTCTCTATAAAGCAGTTCTGTACCGTATGTACAAAAGGCACTCAGGCTCCGTGTGGCTCTCAGAACTTGAAGAGGTTGATAAAGCCTTGTGGAGAAACAGGCTTACAGCAGctctctgtgttgttggctgtgcaAGGGTGGTTTGTATCCtgaaaccacagagagagagagagagagaatttagtATAGTAAATTAATTCTAAAGAAACAGAAATAACTGTCTAATTACTAGAGATGAAGTGTTCCCAACACTACCTTCCAGAAGAggatgtgacagtgtgtgacacagagagagagagagacagagatgatggAATGAGAGATGTTGAAGTGTTCCCAACACTACCTTCCAGAAGAggatgtgacagtgtgtgacacagagagagacagagatgatggAATGAGAGATGTTGAAGTGTTCCCAACACTACCTTCCAGAAGAggatgtgacagtgtgtgacacagagagagacagagatgatggAATGAGAGATGTTGAAGTGTTCCCAACACTACCTTCCAGAAGAggatgtgacagtgtgtgacacagagagagagagagacagagatgatggAATGAGAGATGTTGAAGTGTTCCCAACACTACCTTCCAGAAGAggatgtgacagtgtgtgacacagagagagagagagacagagatgatagaaTGAGAGATGTTGAAGTGTTCCCAACACTACCTTCCAGAAGAggatgtgacagtgtgtgacacagagagagagagacagagatgatagaaTGAGAGATGTTGAAGTGTTCCCAACACTACCTTCCAGAAGAggatgtgacagtgtgtgacacagagagagagagagacagagatgatggAATGAGAGATGTTGAAGTGTTCCCAACACTACCTTCCAGAAGAggatgtgacagtgtgtgacacagagagagacagagacagagatgatagaaggagagatgttgaagTGTTCCCTACCTTCCAGAAGAggatgtgacagtgtgtgacacagagagagacagagatgatagaaggagagatgttgaagTGTTCCCTACCTTCCAGAAGAggatgtgacagtgtgtgacacagagagagacagagatgatagaaggagagatgttgaagTGTTCCCTACCTTCCAGAAGAggatgtgacagtgtgtgacacagagagagagagagacagagatgatagaaTGAGAGATGTTGAAGTGTTCCCAACACTACCTTCCAGAAGAGGATGTGACAGTGTGTGCAGAACTGCAGGGTTTCACTGTATTGCTCTCTGACAGGGTAGCAGCGACACAGCTTAAAGTACATCTTCTTCCACTCCAACTGGCCCTTGTCTGACACCATCAGACGCTTACGGATCtgcacagacaacacacacacacacaacctttagtCATGTTTAACTCCAAATGCTTGCAGCTTTTGATATCTGCACTGCAacaaaataaaacacacacacacacacacaaaaagagatGCATTCAGTTTTagtgttaaggttagaattaggttaagggttaggagctagggttagagttttagggttaagattagaattaggttaagggttaggagctagggttagagttttagggttaaggttagaattaggttaagggttaggagctagggttagagttttagggttaagattagaattagattaagggttaggagctagggttagagttttagggttaaggttagaattaggttaagggttaggagctagggttagagttttagggttaaggttaaagaAAATACGATTTgaaatgggactgaattgtgtgtccccacaaagTTAGTTAtagaagactgtgtgtgtgtgtgtgtgtatataaataaataccagtctgtacctgtctgtcagtgaagtgGTGCTGGCAGAGTCTCTTCCACAGCAGCCTGTCCTCAGTGAGTTGTCCCAGGTCTGGAGTCACCTGTCCCAAACTGACCAGGTCCCTGCCATCTGACAGACGCTCCATGATGTTCAGCTGCAGGCTGGCAGGCAGGTCTGTCAGGGTCATACCCTTTGACACAGGCTGGAGGGGAGTGGACACACAGAGACTTACATTTTgtcattttattttacctttatttaacttggcaagtcagttaagaacaaattcttattttcaatgacggcctgggaacagtgggttaactgcctgttcaggggcagaacgacagatttgtacctagtcagctcgggggtttgaacttgctaccttccggttactagtccaacgcgctaaccgctaggctaccctgccggctctacactctaaccgctaggctaccctgccgcctctacactctaaccgctaggctaccctgccgcctctacactctaaccgctaggctaccctgccgcctctacactctaaccgctaggctaccctgccgcctctacactctaaccgctaggctaccctgccgcctctacactctaaccgctaggctaccctgcctcctctacactctaaccgctaggctaccctgccgcctctacactctaaccgctaggctaccctgccgcctctacactctaaccgctaggctaccctgccgcctctacactctaaccgctaggctaccctgcctccccttccACATAAGGTGGAAGCTTTTGGTTTTGCTTCCTTTCTTCCTTCAACAACAATATATATTCCTTATATCCATTCGTATTAAAGCATCTCTAGTCCTGGGGGTATCAGCGATTGGCTGAATTCCAACTAGCTGGGTCTCACAGGTCTAAAACAACTAAGGTAAATCCAGAAACGTAGAGATGCCTGCAGGATCCCTGGACCAGAGTGGCTCCATTCTAATATAGTCTTTCATTTCCTTGACAGATTCCTTATGATCCTGTAAAAGTTTGGGGGCTCAACCCTGTTGATCTGAATGTTGTCCAGCTGTTGTTGCCACTGCAGGATGTTCTccatgctaactagctaactagctaactagctgtgccTGTCCTACTCACCCTGTTGATCTGAATATTGTCCAGCTGTTGTTGACACTGCAGGATGTTCTccatgctaactagctaactagctgtgccTGTCCTACTCACCCTGTTGATCTGAATATTGTCCAGCTGTTGTTGCCACTGCAGGATGTTCTccatgctaactagctaactaactaactagctgtGCCTGTCCTACTCACCCTGTTGATCTGAATATTGTCCAGCTCTTGTTCCCACTGCAGGATGTTCTccatgctaactagctaactaactagctgtGCCTGTCCTACTCACCCTGTTGATCTGAATGTTGTCCAGCTGTTGTTGCCACTGCAGGATGTTCTccatgctaactagctaactagctaactaactaccCGTGCCTGTCCTACTCACCCTGTTGATCTGAATATTGTCCAGCTGTTGTTGCCACTGCAGGATGTTCTccatgctaactagctaactagctaactaactagctgtGCCTGTCCTACTCACCCTGTTGATCTGAATATTGTCCAGCTGTTGTTGCCACTGTAGAATGTTCTCCATGCGATGGACCCAACAGTTGATGTTCCCCACCAGAACAGACTTCCCCATGTCCTGCACCAggccacacagagacacgtacaggGTCTGAAGGAGCTCCTTGATGGGCCGAACATTCTGCTGGTCACCGAggactgtggagggagaggacaagagaaacATTTTTTCAGCAACTCTCAGGAAGA encodes:
- the LOC127920268 gene encoding F-box only protein 32-like isoform X1, which gives rise to MPFLGQDWRSPGQSWVKTEEGWKNYSLDEKNSNDSDVSYCKTEDECFQENLRLSVTYDMAAKKRRKDFMNNNAKIPYFHKEKWIYVHKGSTKERHGYCTLGEAFNRLDFCSAIKDNRRFNYVVRLLELIAKSQLPSLSGVAQKNYMNILERVVQKVLGDQQNVRPIKELLQTLYVSLCGLVQDMGKSVLVGNINCWVHRMENILQWQQQLDNIQINRPVSKGMTLTDLPASLQLNIMERLSDGRDLVSLGQVTPDLGQLTEDRLLWKRLCQHHFTDRQIRKRLMVSDKGQLEWKKMYFKLCRCYPVREQYSETLQFCTHCHILFWKVVLGTLQHLSFYHLCLSLSLCHTLSHPLLEGSVGNTSTSLIPSSLSLSLSVSHTVTSSSGRIQTTLAQPTTQRAAVSLFLHKALSTSSSSESHTEPECLLYIRYRTAL
- the LOC127920268 gene encoding F-box only protein 32-like isoform X3, which translates into the protein MPFLGQDWRSPGQSWVKTEEGWKNYSLDEKNSNDSDVSYCKTEDECFQENLRLSVTYDMAAKKRRKDFMNNNAKIPYFHKEKWIYVHKGSTKERHGYCTLGEAFNRLDFCSAIKDNRRFNYVVRLLELIAKSQLPSLSGVAQKNYMNILERVVQKVLGDQQNVRPIKELLQTLYVSLCGLVQDMGKSVLVGNINCWVHRMENILQWQQQLDNIQINRPVSKGMTLTDLPASLQLNIMERLSDGRDLVSLGQVTPDLGQLTEDRLLWKRLCQHHFTDRQIRKRLMVSDKGQLEWKKMYFKLCRCYPVREQYSETLQFCTHCHILFWKDTNHPCTANNTESCCKPVSPQGFINLFKF
- the LOC127920268 gene encoding F-box only protein 32-like isoform X2; the protein is MPFLGQDWRSPGQSWVKTEEGWKNYSLDEKNSNDSDVSYCKTEDECFQENLRLSVTYDMAAKKRRKDFMNNNAKIPYFHKEKWIYVHKGSTKERHGYCTLGEAFNRLDFCSAIKDNRRFNYVVRLLELIAKSQLPSLSGVAQKNYMNILERVVQKVLGDQQNVRPIKELLQTLYVSLCGLVQDMGKSVLVGNINCWVHRMENILQWQQQLDNIQINRPVSKGMTLTDLPASLQLNIMERLSDGRDLVSLGQVTPDLGQLTEDRLLWKRLCQHHFTDRQIRKRLMVSDKGQLEWKKMYFKLCRCYPVREQYSETLQFCTHCHILFWKVVLGTLQHLSFYHLCLSLSLCHTLSHPLLEGSVGNTSTSLIPSSLSLSLSVSHTVTSSSGR